Proteins encoded by one window of Sorex araneus isolate mSorAra2 chromosome 3, mSorAra2.pri, whole genome shotgun sequence:
- the VCPKMT gene encoding protein N-lysine methyltransferase METTL21D isoform X2: MAAPPESSVDDPLGSFVRVLEKRDGTVLRLQQYGSGGVGCVVWDAAIVLCKYLETPAFSGPGRDHTLSRRSVLELGSGTGAVGLMAATLGADVVVTDLEELQDLLKVNINMNKHLVTGSVQAKVLKWGEEIEDFPSPPNYILMADCIYYEESLEPLLKTLKDLSGIDTCIICCYEQRTMGKNPEIEKKYFEKFPS, encoded by the exons ATGGCGGCTCCTCCGGAATCCTCAGTGGACGACCCACTGGGGAGTTTTGTGCGAGTTCTGGAGAAGCGAGATGGCACCGTGTTACGGCTGCAGCAGTATGGCTCCGGCGGCGTGGGTTGCGTGGTGTGGGACGCTGCCATCGTCCTTTGTAAATACCTGGAGACGCCGGCGTTTTCCGGCCCGGGTCGGGACCACACGTTGAGCCGGCGGTCGGTGCTGGAGCTGGGCTCGGGCACGGGCGCGGTGGGGCTCATGGCCGCTACCCTCGG GGCAGATGTGGTAGTCACCGATCTTGAGGAACTGCAGGACTTGCTGAAGGTGAACATCAATATGAACAAGCATCTTGTTACTGGTTCTGTTCAAGCCAAGGTACTGAAATG gggggaagaaatagaagacttTCCTTCTCCACCAAACTACATACTAATGGCCGACTGCATATACTATGAGGAG TCTTTGGAACCATTGTTGAAAACCCTAAAAGATCTCAGCGGAATTGATACTTGCATTATATGTTGTTATGAACAGCGAACAATGGGGAAAAATCCagaaattgagaaaaaatattttgag